In a single window of the Caldanaerobius fijiensis DSM 17918 genome:
- a CDS encoding NUDIX domain-containing protein: MKPIRNSAKALIIQDGKLLCTKNKDQFGIFYLLPGGGQEPGETIVDALKRECQEEISAEIAIGDLLFVREYIGKNHEFAEWDSDIHQIEFIFSCALKSPIGDLKTGNVPDVWQIGIEWIQLSRLNEYRIYPSVLKSAVTPEGIFFDKVYLGDVN; the protein is encoded by the coding sequence ATGAAACCAATACGAAATTCTGCAAAAGCTCTTATCATACAGGATGGCAAATTGCTGTGTACAAAGAATAAAGATCAATTTGGCATTTTTTATTTACTTCCTGGCGGGGGACAGGAACCGGGAGAAACAATTGTAGATGCTCTAAAAAGGGAATGCCAGGAGGAGATTTCCGCGGAAATAGCAATAGGCGATTTATTATTTGTACGGGAGTATATCGGCAAAAACCATGAATTTGCAGAATGGGATTCAGATATACACCAAATTGAATTTATATTTAGTTGCGCTTTAAAATCGCCAATAGGGGATCTAAAGACAGGCAATGTACCTGATGTATGGCAGATTGGCATCGAATGGATCCAACTGTCCAGATTAAACGAATACAGGATTTACCCAAGTGTATTAAAGTCTGCAGTTACGCCAGAAGGCATTTTTTTTGATAAGGTATACCTGGGAGATGTAAATTAA